In Kordia antarctica, the following proteins share a genomic window:
- a CDS encoding sulfite exporter TauE/SafE family protein: MVFSGFILGLLGSFHCVGMCGPIAFMLPVDRTNSYKKVAQILLYHVGRLLSYATIGFIFGLLGKSIYIFGMQQRLSIAIGIIMIVTISIPYKTFSKYNFSKPVFRIISNLKSSLGKQFKKKSLDTFFTIGFLNGLLPCGLVYMAVFGAIASGSMLQGSLYMLFFGLGTIPLMTTAIYIGKFLNATIKQRIQKAIPVFVIIIGMLFILRGLGLGIPYISPVSNVGLITNVIDCH; the protein is encoded by the coding sequence ATGGTTTTTTCGGGATTCATATTAGGATTGTTAGGAAGTTTTCACTGCGTTGGTATGTGCGGACCAATTGCGTTTATGTTGCCCGTAGATCGCACGAATAGTTACAAAAAAGTAGCGCAAATTTTACTGTATCATGTTGGACGATTGCTTTCGTATGCAACTATCGGATTCATTTTTGGATTGTTGGGAAAAAGCATTTATATCTTCGGAATGCAGCAGCGTTTGTCCATAGCCATTGGAATTATTATGATTGTCACGATTAGTATTCCGTACAAAACTTTTAGTAAGTATAATTTTTCAAAACCTGTTTTTAGAATCATTTCCAACCTAAAATCGAGTTTAGGAAAGCAATTCAAAAAGAAAAGTTTAGATACTTTTTTTACGATTGGATTTTTAAACGGATTACTGCCTTGCGGATTGGTTTATATGGCAGTTTTTGGTGCCATTGCTTCTGGAAGTATGTTGCAAGGAAGTTTGTATATGTTGTTTTTTGGCTTGGGAACAATTCCGTTAATGACGACTGCAATTTACATTGGAAAGTTTCTAAACGCTACTATAAAACAACGCATTCAAAAAGCAATTCCTGTCTTTGTAATCATCATTGGAATGTTGTTTATTCTTCGCGGATTGGGTTTGGGAATTCCGTATATTTCTCCAGTTTCAAATGTTGGTTTGATTACGAATGTGATAGATTGTCATTAA
- a CDS encoding CBS domain-containing protein — MKKRTPVSTIMTAEVITLNHTDSLETAESLFKSNNIRHIPVVSGDAIIGMLSYTDLLRISFADAADEDDTNVETIVYNMFTIEQVMAKNLVSITSDTLIKEAAEILAKKEFHALPVVDDGKLVGILTTTDLINYLLDQF; from the coding sequence ATGAAAAAAAGAACACCAGTTTCCACAATTATGACCGCTGAGGTGATTACATTAAACCATACAGACAGTTTAGAAACCGCAGAAAGTTTATTCAAATCAAACAACATTCGTCACATTCCAGTTGTAAGTGGTGACGCAATTATTGGTATGTTGAGTTATACCGATTTATTGCGGATTAGCTTTGCAGATGCCGCAGATGAAGATGACACTAATGTTGAAACTATTGTCTACAATATGTTCACAATAGAACAAGTAATGGCGAAAAACTTGGTAAGCATAACTTCAGATACACTTATTAAAGAAGCCGCAGAAATTTTGGCTAAAAAGGAGTTTCACGCGTTACCAGTAGTTGACGACGGAAAATTAGTCGGAATCTTAACAACCACAGATTTAATTAACTACTTATTAGATCAATTTTAA
- a CDS encoding universal stress protein produces MKNVLILTDFSPCSRNAAQYAINFLKNETCSFYVLHVHKSGTFTMDDLMSSATANVYESILKAEKQRLQTFKDELEQSSQNEKHQFDSILDYNSFIEATHKIIEEKNIDLLVAGYNGVSNAAEILFGSHTLSIIRRINCTTLIIPSAIKFQSPTSMLLPLDAKDAVQSEAFATILNTAKLHHMQTHILRVYEKEMTGDRYDESYLIKHFKEVNYSYHVIQNVPLEHVKTCYMQLHSIDMIGLIVQKESVFERLFKHSSTTEISKALKKPLLVVHV; encoded by the coding sequence ATGAAAAATGTTTTAATTCTTACCGATTTCTCTCCATGTTCACGGAATGCAGCACAATATGCAATCAATTTTTTGAAAAACGAAACCTGTAGTTTCTATGTGTTGCACGTTCACAAATCGGGAACTTTTACAATGGATGATTTAATGTCTTCCGCTACTGCTAATGTTTACGAAAGTATTTTAAAGGCTGAAAAACAACGTTTACAAACCTTTAAAGACGAATTGGAACAATCGTCACAAAATGAAAAGCATCAATTTGATTCAATTTTGGATTATAATAGTTTTATTGAAGCGACACATAAAATCATTGAAGAAAAAAATATTGACTTATTAGTTGCTGGTTATAATGGTGTTTCTAATGCTGCCGAAATTCTCTTTGGAAGTCACACACTAAGCATTATCAGAAGAATTAATTGTACAACATTAATCATTCCTTCAGCCATAAAATTTCAATCTCCAACAAGCATGTTGTTACCGCTTGACGCGAAAGATGCTGTACAAAGTGAAGCGTTTGCAACTATTTTAAATACTGCGAAACTGCATCACATGCAAACGCACATTTTGAGAGTGTATGAAAAAGAAATGACTGGAGATCGTTATGACGAATCGTATCTTATAAAGCATTTCAAAGAAGTTAATTATAGTTATCATGTCATTCAAAATGTGCCGTTAGAGCATGTAAAAACATGTTACATGCAACTACATTCCATAGATATGATTGGCTTGATTGTTCAAAAAGAATCTGTCTTTGAGCGTTTATTCAAACATTCATCAACCACAGAAATTAGCAAAGCATTAAAAAAACCTTTATTGGTTGTGCATGTTTGA
- a CDS encoding GNAT family N-acetyltransferase, which yields MILKNSNSEDIPEIFRLYRLATEFQKVKFPENLWPEFDLKYITTEVVEKRQFKLVIEDKIACIWAITYSDDQIWEHSENDAAIYIHRIATNPEFRGNNFVQIIVDWSKNFARKHHKQFIRMDTCGKNERLIAHYKSCGFNFLGMKKLENTAGLPSHYHNADACFFEIELE from the coding sequence ATGATACTAAAAAATAGCAATTCAGAAGATATTCCAGAAATTTTTAGGCTATACAGATTGGCTACAGAGTTTCAAAAAGTGAAATTTCCAGAAAACCTTTGGCCAGAATTTGATCTAAAATATATAACTACTGAAGTTGTTGAAAAGCGACAGTTTAAGTTAGTAATTGAAGATAAAATAGCTTGTATTTGGGCAATAACATATAGTGATGACCAAATTTGGGAACATAGCGAAAATGATGCTGCTATATACATTCATCGGATAGCCACAAACCCTGAATTTAGAGGAAATAACTTTGTGCAGATAATTGTTGATTGGTCTAAAAATTTTGCCCGAAAGCACCATAAACAATTTATTAGAATGGATACTTGTGGAAAAAATGAGCGATTAATAGCTCATTATAAAAGTTGTGGATTTAATTTTTTGGGAATGAAAAAATTAGAAAATACCGCTGGATTGCCTTCACATTATCATAATGCAGACGCATGCTTTTTTGAGATTGAATTGGAATAG
- a CDS encoding universal stress protein — MKKIIVPIDFSKHSEFALEAAAILARKHEAEVIALHMLELSNAVISENESELTQETVFYLKLAEKRFNEFLDKPFLEGITVTPLIKHFKVFSEVSDVAQDHNADLIVMGSHGSSGIKEIFIGSNTEKVVRHSDIPVLVIKHNPILMDFENAVFACDFSREAVKPYINATKLIAKLGAKLHLVYVNLPGSSFQSSSEIEIKVSDFLKVADGNLDKMDSVHYVNDYTIEKGVLNFASAQNADLIAVATHGRTGLSHFFEGSVSEDIANHSVLPVMTFKI; from the coding sequence ATGAAAAAAATTATTGTACCCATTGATTTTTCAAAACATTCAGAATTTGCCTTGGAAGCAGCCGCAATTTTAGCGCGCAAGCACGAAGCAGAAGTGATTGCTTTGCACATGTTAGAATTGTCGAATGCTGTTATTTCTGAAAACGAAAGTGAACTCACACAAGAAACTGTTTTTTACTTAAAGTTGGCAGAGAAAAGGTTTAATGAGTTTTTAGATAAACCATTTTTAGAAGGTATTACCGTTACGCCACTTATTAAACATTTTAAGGTATTTAGTGAAGTAAGTGATGTAGCGCAAGATCATAATGCAGATTTAATTGTAATGGGATCGCACGGTTCTAGCGGAATTAAGGAAATTTTTATTGGTTCTAATACGGAGAAAGTTGTGCGCCATTCGGATATTCCTGTATTGGTTATTAAACACAATCCGATTTTGATGGATTTTGAAAACGCAGTCTTTGCGTGTGACTTCTCGCGAGAAGCGGTAAAACCTTATATAAACGCTACAAAATTAATTGCGAAGCTTGGCGCGAAATTACACTTAGTGTATGTAAACTTACCAGGTTCAAGTTTCCAAAGTTCATCTGAAATTGAAATTAAAGTATCCGATTTCTTGAAAGTTGCCGATGGAAATTTAGATAAAATGGACAGCGTACATTATGTAAATGATTACACCATAGAAAAAGGAGTTTTGAACTTTGCAAGCGCACAAAATGCAGATTTAATAGCCGTTGCAACGCACGGACGCACAGGATTGTCACATTTCTTTGAAGGAAGCGTTTCAGAAGATATTGCAAATCATTCTGTACTGCCCGTAATGACATTTAAGATTTAG
- a CDS encoding alpha/beta hydrolase family protein, protein MKKIIFLNLFLLVSAIGIAQKNKIPTINDALKKYDFIEGQVVEKSDTITYYLKNYKTKPSNLIVYIQGTDPNPIFSYSKKNGKTTISRWFADDYLQVDSTYTFAIIPKPGIAGIYDESNLSIPEEYYKNNYLEYRVNQIDVSIKDIVKNHLEKPQKIIVYGHSEGATIAAALASKNDAITHLGFWSGNVLNNFYEFSLFNRIESLTEKQSDSLAHENIMGIIEWYKSVIDNPNSTEIDHFGYTNKRWSSYEKPPIEYLLELDIPIFAYFATEDESTPIETAYLLPIQFMQKRKLNLTFKVCLGCNHSYEKEINGVHRKNWNNVFMQFINWTNQK, encoded by the coding sequence ATGAAAAAAATAATATTTCTCAATTTATTCTTGTTGGTTTCTGCAATTGGAATAGCTCAAAAAAATAAAATTCCAACAATTAATGACGCTTTAAAAAAATATGATTTTATTGAAGGTCAGGTTGTTGAAAAATCGGATACAATTACATACTATTTAAAAAACTATAAAACAAAACCAAGCAATTTAATTGTATATATTCAAGGAACTGATCCGAATCCTATTTTTTCTTATTCCAAAAAAAATGGAAAAACAACAATTTCAAGATGGTTTGCAGATGATTATTTACAAGTTGATTCAACCTATACATTTGCCATTATTCCGAAACCAGGAATTGCAGGAATATATGATGAAAGTAACTTGTCAATTCCTGAGGAATATTATAAAAATAATTACCTCGAATATAGAGTGAATCAAATTGATGTATCAATTAAAGATATTGTAAAAAATCATTTAGAAAAACCACAAAAAATAATAGTTTACGGTCATTCAGAAGGCGCAACGATTGCAGCAGCATTGGCTTCAAAAAATGATGCAATAACTCATTTAGGATTCTGGTCGGGAAATGTACTGAACAATTTTTATGAATTTTCACTTTTTAATCGAATCGAATCTTTAACAGAAAAGCAATCAGATTCATTGGCGCATGAAAACATTATGGGAATTATTGAATGGTATAAATCCGTGATAGACAATCCTAACTCAACAGAAATCGATCATTTTGGATATACAAATAAACGTTGGTCTTCCTATGAAAAACCACCAATTGAATATTTACTAGAATTAGACATTCCGATTTTTGCTTATTTCGCAACAGAAGATGAAAGTACTCCAATTGAAACCGCGTATTTGCTTCCAATACAATTTATGCAAAAAAGAAAATTAAACCTCACATTTAAAGTGTGTTTAGGTTGTAATCATTCCTATGAAAAAGAAATAAATGGCGTACATAGAAAAAATTGGAACAACGTATTTATGCAATTTATCAATTGGACTAATCAAAAATAA
- the ppk1 gene encoding polyphosphate kinase 1, producing MSLISSEYYNRDVSWLRFNHRVLQEAADARNPLYERIKFLAIFSSNLDEFFKVRVSAIRQIKQLDKGLRKKLITKPNRLLRKIKKEVNLQQQEFGNIFKNQIIPALEKEGISLIDSTRFSEAQAQFAKAYYKEELESKLTLNYKISSEEDIFIENEQLYLASIYEGQLVVFKIPSNTPRFIVFPTENDTCSITFIDDILKHNFKEVYPENTFYSIKVSRDAELYIENEYSGNLLQKIKDSLGNRKTGQVTRILVDQKAPKNLLDELKDELNVNDTDIVLGGSYHNFKDFFGFPNPTDKNLSIPDVLPVRNKQLDAYDSIFEAITEKDRMLYFPYESFDHVAELVEEAAKDVLVSKIKITLYRVAKESRLTKALIDATKNGKEVTVFMEAKARFDEQNNIKWGTILEENGAKVIYSYPGIKVHSKILSIERIENEKPVLYGYIGTGNFNEKTATLYTDFCLMTKNEKITSELIQVFQVLEREIIIPKSKKLLISPFTTRSTFLELIDNEIKNAKAGKEAYIILKLNSIQDTKMIDALYEASNAGVKIDMIVRGICCIVPGIPNQSENITVKSILGQYLEHARVYIFANGGKEKLYIGSADWMTRNLDHRIEVITPILDADIHKKLRKFVQWQWNDSVKARIMDAKQKNKYIETDEKAIHAQQKAYEELVKMNS from the coding sequence ATGTCATTAATTTCCAGTGAATATTATAACAGAGATGTATCGTGGTTACGTTTTAACCATCGTGTTTTACAAGAAGCTGCCGATGCGCGAAATCCATTGTACGAACGCATCAAGTTTTTAGCCATATTTTCATCGAATTTGGATGAATTTTTCAAAGTAAGAGTTTCGGCTATTCGCCAGATTAAACAATTGGACAAAGGTTTACGTAAAAAGTTGATTACAAAGCCAAATAGATTGCTGCGTAAAATTAAAAAAGAAGTCAATCTGCAACAACAAGAATTTGGAAATATCTTTAAAAATCAAATCATTCCAGCACTGGAAAAAGAAGGTATTTCTTTGATTGATTCTACACGTTTTTCAGAAGCGCAAGCACAATTCGCGAAAGCATATTACAAAGAAGAATTAGAGTCAAAATTGACGCTCAATTATAAAATTTCGTCAGAAGAAGATATCTTTATCGAGAACGAACAATTGTATTTAGCTTCTATTTATGAAGGACAATTAGTCGTTTTTAAAATTCCTTCAAACACACCTCGATTTATAGTATTTCCTACTGAAAATGATACGTGTAGCATTACGTTTATTGACGATATTTTAAAGCACAATTTCAAAGAAGTATATCCTGAAAACACGTTTTACTCAATAAAAGTTTCGCGCGATGCGGAATTGTATATTGAAAATGAATATTCGGGCAATTTATTACAAAAAATAAAAGACTCTTTAGGCAATAGAAAAACAGGTCAAGTTACAAGAATTCTAGTCGATCAGAAAGCACCTAAAAACTTGTTAGATGAGCTGAAAGACGAATTGAATGTAAATGATACAGACATCGTTTTAGGCGGTTCATATCATAATTTTAAAGACTTTTTCGGTTTCCCGAATCCAACAGACAAAAACTTATCAATACCAGATGTTTTGCCAGTTAGAAACAAACAATTGGATGCATATGATAGTATTTTTGAAGCGATTACTGAAAAAGATAGAATGCTTTATTTTCCATACGAATCGTTTGATCATGTAGCAGAATTAGTAGAAGAAGCGGCAAAAGATGTACTTGTATCTAAAATCAAAATTACACTTTATCGTGTTGCCAAAGAATCTCGATTGACCAAAGCATTGATTGATGCTACGAAAAACGGCAAAGAAGTCACGGTTTTTATGGAGGCTAAAGCGCGATTTGACGAGCAAAATAATATAAAATGGGGAACTATTTTAGAAGAAAATGGCGCAAAAGTAATTTACAGTTACCCAGGCATTAAAGTACATTCTAAAATACTAAGTATTGAACGAATAGAAAACGAAAAACCAGTACTTTACGGATATATTGGTACAGGAAATTTTAATGAAAAAACGGCAACTTTATATACTGACTTTTGTTTGATGACGAAGAATGAAAAAATCACATCTGAGTTGATCCAAGTTTTTCAAGTATTGGAACGTGAAATCATCATTCCGAAAAGCAAAAAATTATTAATTTCTCCATTTACAACGCGAAGTACATTTTTAGAGTTGATAGACAACGAAATCAAAAATGCAAAAGCAGGAAAGGAAGCCTATATTATTTTAAAATTGAATAGTATTCAAGATACCAAAATGATTGATGCTTTATACGAAGCAAGCAACGCAGGCGTAAAAATTGACATGATTGTTCGCGGAATTTGTTGCATTGTGCCAGGCATTCCAAATCAAAGTGAAAACATTACTGTAAAAAGTATTTTAGGACAATATTTAGAACATGCGCGTGTGTATATTTTCGCTAATGGCGGAAAAGAAAAACTATATATTGGTTCTGCCGATTGGATGACACGAAATTTAGATCACCGAATTGAAGTGATTACACCAATTTTGGACGCTGATATACATAAAAAACTACGCAAATTTGTGCAATGGCAATGGAACGATTCTGTAAAAGCCAGAATTATGGACGCAAAGCAGAAAAACAAGTATATTGAAACAGACGAAAAAGCCATTCACGCGCAACAAAAAGCATATGAAGAATTGGTGAAGATGAATTCTTAA
- the dinD gene encoding DNA damage-inducible protein D produces MKTSIIHSLTENFESHAQKTSDDVDFWMARDLQHLLGYKEWRNFNLVINKAKTACEVSEQLINDHFVDVNKMVTLGSGSEREIEDIMLTRFACYLVAQNGDSRKETIAFAQRYFAVQTRKAELIEQKILEHERVQAREKLKATEKELSQVIFEQTGGNQNFALIRSKGDTALFGKTTQQMKDRWGIKNKPLADFMPTILLKAKDFATEITIFNAKGNHMKTEGQISREHSTNNKSVRNTLISRGIKPENLAPEEDISKIDRRLKSDEKKSLKNPKKLK; encoded by the coding sequence ATGAAAACATCCATCATACATAGCCTTACTGAAAACTTTGAATCTCATGCTCAGAAAACTTCTGATGATGTAGATTTTTGGATGGCAAGAGATTTACAACATCTTTTAGGGTATAAAGAATGGAGAAACTTCAATCTAGTAATTAACAAAGCTAAAACCGCTTGTGAAGTTTCTGAGCAACTAATAAATGACCATTTTGTTGACGTCAACAAAATGGTTACACTTGGTTCTGGAAGCGAGAGAGAAATTGAAGATATTATGCTCACGCGATTCGCCTGTTATCTAGTTGCACAAAACGGAGATTCGCGAAAAGAAACAATAGCATTTGCACAACGTTATTTTGCAGTTCAAACTAGAAAAGCAGAACTTATTGAACAAAAAATTCTTGAACACGAAAGAGTTCAAGCTAGAGAGAAATTAAAAGCTACCGAAAAAGAATTATCGCAAGTAATATTTGAGCAAACTGGAGGTAATCAAAATTTTGCCCTAATAAGAAGTAAAGGTGATACTGCGTTGTTTGGAAAAACTACACAACAAATGAAAGATAGATGGGGAATAAAGAATAAACCTTTAGCTGACTTTATGCCTACAATTCTTTTGAAAGCAAAAGATTTCGCTACGGAGATTACGATATTTAATGCGAAAGGAAATCACATGAAAACAGAAGGTCAAATTTCAAGAGAACATAGTACTAATAATAAATCTGTTCGTAATACGTTAATTTCACGTGGAATTAAACCTGAAAATTTAGCACCTGAAGAAGATATTAGTAAAATAGACAGACGTTTGAAAAGTGACGAAAAGAAGAGTTTAAAAAATCCGAAAAAACTGAAATAA